In the genome of Erinaceus europaeus chromosome 8, mEriEur2.1, whole genome shotgun sequence, one region contains:
- the LOC103115424 gene encoding zinc finger CCCH-type antiviral protein 1-like, translated as MAEPTLCAFLTKLLCAHGGRLLLPALRAHVELPEARLRAVLLQAGPGRFLLHDVAPGPLSPEAEAAAGLGGVHGGPVACRVVAVSSARLCARYQRGRCRACDQLHLCRRHVLGRCPHRDCWSTCALSHDIHTPVNIQVLKKHGIFGLNEEQLRILLLQNDPFLLPEICLLYNGGERPAGRCSLGARCGRLHVCRAFVRGECALRRCPRSHQLLHAAPLWQLEEQGLSVPSLVNFQIIAADRHCRLHGLPNSRGEAWADGDRLQGERKLRVTQLHPLRVPMAQRSKEEELPRLWLQEPALHSLSLLSRPGPHRSLGRADLSGHRQTQKATLLL; from the exons ATGGCGGAGCCCACTCTGTGCGCCTTCCTCACCAAGCTACTGTGCGCGCACGGAGGCCGCCTGCTGCTGCCGGCGCTGCGCGCCCACGTGGAGCTGCCAGAGGCGCGGCTGCGGGCGGTGCTGCTCCAGGCCGGGCCCGGGCGCTTCCTGCTGCACGACGTGGCGCCCGGGCCTCTGAGCCCCGAGGCCGAGGCGGCGGCCGGGCTGGGCGGCGTGCACGGGGGCCCCGTGGCCTGCAGAGTGGTGGCCGTGTCCTCCGCGCGCCTCTGTGCCCGCTACCAGCGGGGCCGCTGCCGGGCCTGCGACCAGCTGCACCTCTGTCGCCGCCACGTGCTGGGCAGGTGTCCCCACCGCGACTGCTG GTCCACCTGTGCTCTTTCGCACGACATCCACACACCTGTCAACATCCAGGTGCTGAAGAAACACGGTATCTTTGGCCTGAATGAGGAGCAGCTCCGGATTTTGCTCTTGCAAAATGACCCCTTCCTACTCCCTGAA ATCTGTCTGCTTTACAACGGAGGCGAGCGGCCAGCGGGTCGCTGCAGCCTGGGGGCGAGGTGCGGGCGGCTGCACGTGTGCCGGGCCTTCGTGCGGGGCGAGTGTGCCCTGCGACGCTGCCCGCGTTCCCACCAGCTGCTCCACGCCGCGCCCTTGTGGCAGCTGGAGGAGCAGGGCCTGAGTGTCCCCAGCCTCGTCAACTTCCAGATCATCGCGGCCGACAGGCACTGCAGGCTGCATGGGCTGCCCAACAGCAGAGGTGAGGCTTGGGCTGATGGGGACAGGTTGCAGGGGGAGAGGAAACTCAGG GTGACTCAACTGCACCCCCTGAGGGTCCCCATGGCCCAGCGCAGCAAGGAGGAGGAGCTCCCCAGACTTTGGCTGCAAGAGCCCGCCCTCCACTCCCTGTCCCTGCTCAGCAGGCCCGGGCCACACAGGAGCCTGGGGCGGGCGGACCTTAGCGGACATCGCCAGACACAGAAAGCCACCCTGCTGCTCTGA
- the LOC132539939 gene encoding zinc finger CCCH-type antiviral protein 1-like, whose translation MAEPTLCAFLTKLLCAHGGRLLLPALRAHVELPEARLRAVLLQAGPGRFLLHDVAPGPLSPEAEAAAGLGGVHGGPVACRVVAVSSARLCARYQRGRCRACDQLHLCRRHVLGRCPHRDCWSTCALSHDIHTPVNIQVLKKHGIFGLNEEQLRILLLQNDPFLLPEICLLYNGGERPAGRCSLGARCGRLHVCRAFVRGECALRRCPRSHQLLHAAPLWQLEEQGLSVPSLVNFQIIAADRHCRLHGLPNSRGDSTAPPEGPHGPAQQGGGAPQTLAARARPPLPVPAQQARATQEPGAGGP comes from the exons ATGGCGGAGCCCACTCTGTGCGCCTTCCTCACCAAGCTACTGTGCGCGCACGGAGGCCGCCTGCTGCTGCCGGCGCTGCGCGCCCACGTGGAGCTGCCAGAGGCGCGGCTGCGGGCGGTGCTGCTCCAGGCCGGGCCCGGGCGCTTCCTGCTGCACGACGTGGCGCCCGGGCCTCTGAGCCCCGAGGCCGAGGCGGCGGCCGGGCTGGGCGGCGTGCACGGGGGCCCCGTGGCCTGCAGAGTGGTGGCCGTGTCCTCCGCGCGCCTCTGTGCCCGCTACCAGCGGGGCCGCTGCCGGGCCTGCGACCAGCTGCACCTCTGTCGCCGCCACGTGCTGGGCAGGTGTCCCCACCGCGACTGCTG GTCCACCTGTGCTCTTTCGCACGACATCCACACACCTGTCAACATCCAGGTGCTGAAGAAACACGGTATCTTTGGCCTGAATGAGGAGCAGCTCCGGATTTTGCTCTTGCAAAATGACCCCTTCCTACTCCCTGAA ATCTGTCTGCTTTACAACGGAGGCGAGCGGCCAGCGGGTCGCTGCAGCCTGGGGGCGAGGTGCGGGCGGCTGCACGTGTGCCGGGCCTTCGTGCGGGGCGAGTGTGCCCTGCGACGCTGCCCGCGTTCCCACCAGCTGCTCCACGCCGCGCCCTTGTGGCAGCTGGAGGAGCAGGGCCTGAGTGTCCCCAGCCTCGTCAACTTCCAGATCATCGCGGCCGACAGGCACTGCAGGCTGCATGGGCTGCCCAACAGCAGAG GTGACTCAACTGCACCCCCTGAGGGTCCCCATGGCCCAGCGCAGCAAGGAGGAGGAGCTCCCCAGACTTTGGCTGCAAGAGCCCGCCCTCCACTCCCTGTCCCTGCTCAGCAGGCCCGGGCCACACAGGAGCCTGGGGCGGGCGGACCTTAG